One genomic segment of Microbacterium sp. ProA8 includes these proteins:
- a CDS encoding lytic transglycosylase domain-containing protein yields MTSGNELHPTRRARRHEVSTRSAGRVVSSPPAPAAPVPAARAARPAPRWSRRRGVLGAFAAFAVLGFVVAHIGPTGFALAQASAEGEPQVSLYASSLDDVQSITGDDSAAAAEPAALDRGGYSVYVKPKPTPTVQAPAATAGGGWRPPFATPDPGTAQAIAYDMVLARGWGDDQFACLVALWKKESGWRVNAYNAGSGAYGIPQALPGSKMATAGADWETNPATQITWGLGYIGGRYGTPCGAWDHSQRTGWY; encoded by the coding sequence GTGACTTCTGGAAACGAGCTGCACCCGACCAGACGCGCCCGTCGTCACGAGGTGTCGACGCGTAGCGCGGGTCGTGTCGTCTCGTCGCCACCCGCACCGGCCGCCCCGGTGCCCGCCGCGCGCGCGGCCAGGCCCGCACCCCGGTGGTCTCGACGCCGCGGAGTGCTGGGTGCGTTCGCCGCATTCGCCGTGCTCGGGTTCGTCGTCGCCCACATCGGCCCCACCGGCTTCGCGTTGGCCCAGGCCAGTGCCGAGGGCGAGCCGCAGGTGTCGCTGTACGCCAGCTCGCTGGATGACGTCCAGTCGATCACCGGCGACGACAGCGCTGCCGCGGCGGAGCCTGCGGCACTCGACCGAGGCGGGTACTCGGTCTACGTCAAGCCGAAGCCCACGCCGACCGTGCAGGCGCCGGCGGCCACAGCCGGCGGCGGCTGGCGCCCGCCGTTCGCGACACCCGATCCCGGCACCGCGCAGGCCATCGCCTACGACATGGTGCTCGCCCGCGGCTGGGGCGATGACCAGTTCGCGTGCCTGGTGGCGCTCTGGAAGAAGGAGTCGGGCTGGCGGGTCAACGCCTACAACGCGGGCAGCGGCGCCTACGGCATCCCGCAGGCGCTGCCGGGCAGCAAGATGGCCACCGCCGGTGCCGACTGGGAGACCAATCCCGCGACGCAGATCACGTGGGGCCTCGGCTACATCGGCGGACGCTACGGCACACCGTGCGGCGCGTGGGACCACTCGCAGCGCACGGGCTGGTATTGA
- a CDS encoding DivIVA domain-containing protein, which yields MTASETTSRTSFPEARGREKGYDKQPVDEFLARARASFEQGAESLTAADIRQVAFPLVRHGYAIASVDAALGRIEDAFAARERSAAMAAAGARAWVGHTRELAQEVLDRLSRPTGSRFDRVSRLRYGYRVTEVDLVTDKLARFLETGDAVTVEQVRAVAFRMQRGGYRETQVDAVLDAVVEVMLAVK from the coding sequence ATGACGGCTTCCGAGACGACGTCCCGGACATCCTTCCCCGAGGCTCGCGGCCGCGAGAAGGGCTACGACAAGCAGCCGGTGGACGAGTTCCTCGCCCGCGCACGGGCGTCGTTCGAGCAGGGGGCGGAGTCGCTCACCGCGGCGGACATCCGCCAGGTCGCCTTCCCGCTGGTGCGGCACGGGTACGCGATCGCATCGGTGGATGCCGCGCTGGGACGTATCGAGGACGCGTTCGCGGCGCGGGAGCGATCCGCTGCGATGGCCGCCGCCGGCGCGCGCGCGTGGGTGGGCCACACCCGCGAGCTCGCCCAGGAAGTGCTGGACCGCCTGTCGCGCCCAACCGGCAGTCGCTTCGACCGGGTCTCGCGCCTGCGGTACGGGTACCGGGTCACCGAGGTGGATCTCGTCACGGACAAGCTGGCACGCTTTCTCGAGACCGGAGACGCGGTGACCGTCGAGCAGGTGCGCGCAGTCGCGTTCCGCATGCAGCGCGGCGGTTATCGCGAAACGCAGGTGGATGCCGTGCTCGATGCCGTCGTCGAGGTGATGCTCGCCGTCAAGTAG
- a CDS encoding phosphatidate cytidylyltransferase has protein sequence MTDASDPPRGDEPTSPQTRREAGDVRRAAEVHESGPALQAHLRAARSELENQVAQAKADFEEANERIKERTGRDLIVATLIGLAIGLALLGSLIFVKWAFVPFALAAALLAMFEFSRALTASGRRVDLVPQLIAGTVVVLSAYFVDAWLHWVLLFVALAFLVVWRLVAQMASHDGRTYATVLGDVLLAAFLQLYVAFLASLCLVLLSKDGGEWWVLSFIIVAVGVDTGAYVAGITLGKHPMAPRISPKKTWEGFAGAAAAAIIAGVLVGIFMLGLEWWMGAVFGILILATATVGDLGESMIKRDLGIKDMSSWLPGHGGVLDRLDSILLSVIAALTLYYVFTPMVAS, from the coding sequence ATGACCGACGCATCGGACCCGCCGCGCGGCGACGAGCCAACCTCCCCGCAGACGCGGCGTGAAGCGGGCGACGTCCGGCGTGCCGCCGAGGTCCACGAGAGCGGGCCGGCGCTGCAGGCCCACCTGCGCGCCGCGCGCAGCGAGCTGGAGAACCAGGTCGCGCAGGCGAAGGCCGACTTCGAAGAGGCGAACGAGCGGATCAAGGAACGCACCGGACGCGATCTCATCGTGGCCACCCTGATCGGGCTGGCCATCGGCCTGGCGCTCCTCGGCTCGCTGATCTTCGTGAAGTGGGCGTTCGTGCCGTTCGCCCTGGCCGCCGCGCTGCTGGCGATGTTCGAGTTCTCGCGCGCGCTCACCGCGAGCGGCCGACGCGTCGACCTCGTCCCGCAGCTCATCGCGGGCACGGTCGTCGTGCTGTCCGCCTACTTCGTCGACGCCTGGCTGCACTGGGTGCTGCTGTTCGTGGCACTCGCGTTCCTGGTGGTCTGGCGCCTCGTCGCCCAGATGGCGTCCCACGACGGGCGCACGTACGCGACGGTGCTCGGCGACGTCCTGCTCGCCGCGTTCCTGCAGCTCTATGTCGCCTTCCTCGCGAGCCTGTGCCTCGTGCTGCTCAGCAAGGACGGCGGCGAGTGGTGGGTGCTCTCGTTCATCATCGTCGCGGTGGGGGTCGACACCGGCGCCTATGTGGCCGGCATCACGCTCGGCAAGCACCCGATGGCTCCGCGCATCAGCCCGAAGAAGACGTGGGAGGGCTTCGCCGGAGCTGCCGCCGCCGCCATCATCGCCGGTGTTCTCGTAGGAATCTTCATGCTCGGCCTCGAGTGGTGGATGGGGGCCGTGTTCGGCATCCTGATCCTCGCCACGGCGACCGTCGGCGACCTGGGAGAATCCATGATCAAGCGTGATCTCGGGATCAAGGACATGAGCTCGTGGCTTCCCGGCCATGGGGGAGTCCTCGATCGACTCGACTCGATTCTGCTGTCGGTGATCGCCGCGCTGACCCTGTACTACGTCTTCACCCCGATGGTGGCATCATGA
- the frr gene encoding ribosome recycling factor, whose product MIADVLADAGVRMDRAVEAAKEDFATVRTGRANPQLFQKVLVDYYGSPTPLAQLASINNPEARTLIITPYDKSALKAIEQAIRDIPNLGVNPTNDGNLVRVTMPELTEERRKEYVKLTRGKGEDAKVHVRGIRRKAKDDIDALKGEVGEDELSRAEKELDALTRAHVDAIDEALKRKEAELLEV is encoded by the coding sequence GTGATCGCGGACGTCTTGGCCGATGCCGGAGTGCGCATGGACCGCGCTGTCGAGGCTGCGAAGGAGGATTTCGCCACGGTGCGCACCGGACGTGCGAACCCGCAGCTGTTCCAGAAGGTCCTCGTCGACTACTACGGCAGCCCGACGCCGCTCGCGCAGCTCGCGTCGATCAACAACCCCGAGGCGCGCACCCTCATCATCACGCCGTACGACAAGTCGGCGCTGAAGGCGATCGAGCAGGCGATCCGCGACATCCCGAACCTCGGCGTCAACCCGACGAACGACGGCAACCTCGTGCGCGTCACGATGCCGGAGCTCACCGAGGAGCGCCGCAAGGAGTACGTCAAGCTGACGCGTGGCAAGGGCGAGGACGCCAAGGTGCACGTGCGCGGCATCCGCCGCAAGGCCAAGGACGACATCGACGCGCTGAAGGGCGAGGTCGGCGAAGACGAGCTCTCCCGTGCCGAGAAGGAGCTCGACGCGCTCACGCGCGCCCACGTCGACGCGATCGACGAGGCGCTCAAGCGCAAAGAGGCCGAGCTCCTCGAGGTCTGA
- the pyrH gene encoding UMP kinase: MINENTGRRRVLLKLSGEAFGGGQLGVNPDVVSQMAREIAAAVDRVEIAVVVGGGNFFRGAELSQRGMDRGRADYMGMLGTVMNALALQDFLEQAGAATRVQSAISMTQVAEPYIPRRAERHMEKGRVVIFGAGAGLPYFSTDTVAAQRALEIDAQEVLVAKNGVDGVYTADPKKDASATLIDRITYLDALQRGLKVVDSTAFSLCMDNRMDMRVFGMEPAGNVTKALLGETIGTLVTA; encoded by the coding sequence GTGATCAACGAGAACACCGGGCGCCGGCGCGTCCTTCTGAAGCTGTCCGGCGAGGCGTTCGGCGGCGGACAGCTGGGCGTCAACCCCGACGTGGTCAGCCAGATGGCACGCGAGATCGCCGCAGCGGTCGACCGCGTCGAGATCGCGGTGGTCGTCGGCGGCGGCAACTTCTTCCGCGGTGCCGAGCTCAGCCAGCGCGGCATGGACCGTGGCCGTGCCGACTACATGGGCATGCTGGGCACCGTGATGAACGCCCTCGCCCTGCAGGACTTCCTCGAGCAGGCCGGCGCAGCGACGCGCGTGCAGTCCGCGATCTCGATGACGCAGGTCGCGGAGCCGTACATCCCGCGCCGTGCCGAGCGTCACATGGAGAAGGGGCGCGTCGTCATCTTCGGTGCCGGCGCCGGGCTGCCGTACTTCTCCACCGACACCGTCGCCGCCCAGCGGGCCCTCGAGATCGACGCGCAGGAGGTCCTCGTCGCGAAGAACGGCGTCGACGGCGTCTACACGGCCGATCCGAAGAAGGATGCCTCGGCCACCCTGATCGACCGCATCACCTACCTCGACGCGCTGCAGCGCGGGCTCAAGGTCGTGGACTCGACCGCGTTCAGCCTCTGCATGGACAACCGCATGGACATGAGGGTGTTCGGCATGGAGCCGGCCGGCAACGTGACGAAGGCGCTCTTGGGCGAGACCATCGGCACGCTCGTCACGGCGTGA
- the tsf gene encoding translation elongation factor Ts, whose amino-acid sequence MANFTIADIKTLREQLGTGMVDTKKALEEADGDLEKAVEILRLKGAKGNAKRADRSTSEGLVAAKEVDGQVTIIELNTETDFVAKNERFIALADKVLDAAAAAHADSAESALAAPAGSQTVAELISDEAAIIGEKVELRRVSTLSGDKFEIYLHKTSKDLPPQVGVVLAYSGDDAETARSLAQHISFANPSYLSRDEVPEADVDKEREIVTEISRNEGKPEAALPKIVEGRVNAFFKQVSLLDQDYAKDNKQSVAQVAKDAGLTLTGFARYKVGA is encoded by the coding sequence ATGGCAAACTTCACGATCGCCGACATCAAGACGCTGCGCGAGCAGCTCGGCACGGGCATGGTCGACACCAAGAAGGCGCTCGAGGAGGCCGACGGCGACCTCGAGAAGGCCGTCGAGATCCTGCGTCTGAAGGGCGCGAAGGGCAATGCCAAGCGCGCCGACCGCTCCACGAGCGAGGGACTGGTCGCGGCCAAGGAGGTCGACGGTCAGGTCACGATCATCGAGCTCAACACCGAGACCGACTTCGTCGCGAAGAACGAGCGCTTCATCGCCCTTGCCGACAAGGTGCTCGACGCCGCCGCCGCCGCGCACGCGGACTCGGCCGAGTCGGCCCTCGCCGCACCCGCCGGGTCGCAGACGGTCGCCGAGCTCATCTCGGACGAGGCCGCCATCATCGGCGAGAAGGTCGAGCTGCGCCGCGTGAGCACGCTCTCGGGCGACAAGTTCGAGATCTACCTCCACAAGACCAGCAAGGATCTGCCGCCGCAGGTCGGTGTCGTGCTCGCCTACTCGGGCGACGACGCCGAGACGGCGCGCAGCCTCGCGCAGCACATCTCGTTCGCCAACCCGTCGTACCTGTCGCGCGACGAGGTGCCCGAGGCCGATGTCGACAAGGAGCGGGAGATCGTCACCGAGATCTCGCGCAACGAGGGCAAGCCCGAGGCCGCCCTTCCGAAGATCGTCGAGGGCCGAGTCAACGCGTTCTTCAAGCAGGTCTCGCTTCTCGACCAGGACTACGCGAAGGACAACAAGCAGTCCGTCGCGCAGGTCGCGAAGGACGCCGGTCTGACCCTGACGGGCTTCGCCCGCTACAAGGTCGGCGCCTGA
- the rpsB gene encoding 30S ribosomal protein S2, whose translation MAVVTIRQLLDSGVHFGHQTRRWNPKVKRFILTERSGIHIIDLQQSLTYIDKAYEFVKETVAHGGTVLFVGTKKQAQEVIAEQATRVGQPYVNQRWLGGLLTNFSTVSKRLARMKELEELDFENPAESGFTKKELLLKKRELDKLHKSLGGIRNLQKTPSAIWVVDAKREHLAINEASKLGIPVIGILDTNADPDEFQYPIPGNDDAIRSVGLLTRIIADAAAEGLIQRHQPTDETADAEPLADWERELLEQGAAAAESDAVELATEALVVEAIAEELAAEGDVADAVVAEAIAEELAAEAVVAEVVAEELEAEAEAGKADA comes from the coding sequence ATGGCCGTCGTCACCATTCGCCAGCTGCTCGACAGCGGCGTGCACTTCGGACACCAGACCCGCCGGTGGAACCCGAAGGTCAAGCGCTTCATCCTCACGGAGCGCAGCGGCATCCACATCATCGACCTGCAGCAGTCGCTCACGTACATCGACAAGGCGTACGAGTTCGTCAAGGAGACGGTCGCCCACGGCGGCACCGTCCTCTTCGTCGGCACCAAGAAGCAGGCGCAGGAAGTCATCGCCGAGCAGGCGACCCGCGTGGGCCAGCCCTACGTCAACCAGCGCTGGCTCGGCGGTCTGCTCACCAACTTCTCGACCGTGTCGAAGCGTCTCGCTCGCATGAAGGAGCTCGAGGAGCTCGACTTCGAGAACCCGGCTGAGAGCGGCTTCACCAAGAAGGAGCTGCTCCTCAAGAAGCGCGAGCTCGACAAGCTGCACAAGTCGCTGGGTGGTATCCGCAACCTCCAGAAGACCCCGTCGGCCATCTGGGTCGTGGACGCCAAGCGCGAGCACCTCGCGATCAACGAGGCATCCAAGCTCGGCATCCCCGTGATCGGCATCCTCGACACGAACGCCGACCCGGACGAGTTCCAGTACCCGATCCCCGGCAACGACGACGCGATCCGCTCGGTGGGCCTGCTCACCCGCATCATCGCCGACGCCGCCGCCGAGGGCCTGATCCAGCGTCACCAGCCCACCGACGAGACCGCTGACGCGGAGCCCCTCGCCGACTGGGAGCGCGAACTGCTCGAGCAGGGCGCTGCGGCCGCTGAGAGCGACGCCGTCGAGCTCGCCACCGAGGCCCTCGTGGTCGAGGCCATCGCCGAGGAGCTCGCCGCCGAGGGCGACGTCGCCGACGCCGTCGTGGCCGAGGCCATCGCCGAGGAGCTCGCGGCTGAGGCCGTCGTGGCCGAGGTCGTCGCCGAGGAGCTCGAGGCTGAGGCCGAGGCCGGCAAGGCTGACGCGTAA
- a CDS encoding M23 family metallopeptidase, which yields MTRFALINARRARAIAVCALALCLAAAWSAETARADGRPDEAIAADAGGSVSRADRWLWPVQPFRLERPFVAPPHEYGPGHRGIDLTVLGEEVVRAPAEGVVAFSGQVAGRGILTIDHGGGLVSTLEPVNSPLAAGTPIAAGGEVGTISTGGHTSTGAVHFGVRLDGDYINPLVLLSGVPRAVLLPCC from the coding sequence ATGACGAGGTTCGCACTCATCAACGCGCGGCGCGCTCGGGCGATCGCGGTGTGCGCGCTGGCACTGTGCCTCGCGGCCGCCTGGTCGGCGGAGACCGCGCGGGCGGACGGCCGACCCGATGAAGCGATCGCGGCGGACGCCGGCGGATCGGTCTCCCGTGCGGACCGCTGGCTGTGGCCGGTGCAGCCGTTCCGCCTCGAGCGCCCGTTCGTCGCACCGCCTCACGAGTACGGGCCCGGCCACCGGGGAATCGACCTGACGGTGCTGGGCGAGGAGGTCGTGCGCGCCCCTGCCGAGGGCGTCGTCGCGTTCTCGGGACAGGTCGCCGGGCGCGGCATCCTGACCATCGATCACGGCGGCGGGCTCGTCTCGACCCTCGAGCCGGTGAACTCCCCCCTTGCCGCCGGCACGCCGATCGCCGCCGGCGGCGAGGTGGGGACCATCTCCACCGGCGGCCACACCTCCACGGGTGCCGTGCATTTCGGCGTGCGCCTGGACGGCGACTACATCAATCCACTCGTGCTTCTAAGTGGCGTCCCGCGAGCGGTGCTGCTGCCCTGCTGCTGA
- a CDS encoding tyrosine recombinase XerC, producing the protein MEIIEGAEAYLRHLSEVRRLSPATVRAYRADLAGLALACGDIDLAVVDLDNLREWLWQAVQRGDSRATIARRTAAVRGFFAWATETGVVPTDPSLRLVAPKRGRTLPKVATAEALDGVLERLEAAAAEGDPLALRDHAMLELLYGAALRVSELCGLDVDDLDRDRRTARVLGKGSKERVVPFGVPALRAVDAYLVRGRSALLARRAGDPVASALFLGARGGRVGPRAVYDLVSRELGPELGAHVGPHALRHSAATHLLDGGADLRAVQEILGHASLGTTQIYTHVSSERLAASYRLAHPRA; encoded by the coding sequence GTGGAGATCATCGAGGGAGCAGAGGCGTACCTCCGCCACCTGAGCGAGGTGCGCCGGCTTTCGCCGGCCACGGTGCGGGCGTATCGCGCCGATCTCGCCGGCCTCGCCCTCGCCTGCGGAGACATCGATCTCGCGGTCGTCGACCTCGACAACCTTCGCGAGTGGCTGTGGCAGGCGGTCCAGCGCGGTGACAGCCGCGCCACCATCGCGCGCCGCACCGCCGCTGTGCGCGGCTTCTTCGCGTGGGCGACCGAGACCGGCGTCGTGCCGACGGACCCCAGCCTGCGGCTCGTCGCCCCCAAGCGGGGCCGGACGCTGCCGAAGGTCGCCACCGCCGAAGCCCTGGACGGCGTGCTCGAGCGGCTCGAGGCGGCGGCCGCCGAGGGCGACCCGCTCGCCCTGCGCGACCACGCGATGCTCGAGCTGCTGTACGGCGCCGCGCTGCGCGTGTCGGAGCTGTGCGGGCTGGACGTCGACGACCTCGATCGTGACCGTCGCACGGCCCGTGTGCTGGGAAAGGGTTCGAAGGAGCGGGTCGTCCCGTTCGGAGTCCCGGCGCTGCGCGCCGTCGACGCCTATCTGGTGCGCGGCCGATCGGCACTCCTCGCCCGGCGGGCCGGCGACCCTGTCGCATCGGCGCTCTTCCTCGGCGCCCGCGGCGGGCGCGTCGGACCGCGGGCGGTGTACGACCTCGTCTCACGCGAGCTCGGTCCCGAGCTCGGAGCGCACGTCGGGCCGCACGCGCTGCGCCACTCGGCCGCGACGCACCTGCTCGACGGCGGGGCAGACCTTCGCGCGGTCCAGGAGATCCTCGGCCATGCCAGCCTCGGCACGACCCAGATCTACACCCATGTCTCGAGCGAGCGCCTGGCCGCGTCCTACCGCCTCGCGCATCCCCGCGCCTGA
- the dprA gene encoding DNA-processing protein DprA: MTSFDLSAGAARRALAPTGAYDDDDARERYATAVWCQLIEPGDSVAGRLIAAHGAAPALEAVLRAGTLPDVTPRELAEGRKRWLPRLSARAVADSLSMAAARSVTLVTRSDPQWPSQVDDLDAHAPVCLWVRGDVTALRRLEASVAIVGARAASRYGDHVAMELASDLAGGGVAVVSGGAYGIDGAAHRAALSSGGLTVALLAGGADRSYPVGHTQLIDDIAERGVVVSEVACGSAPTKWRFLQRNRLIAALSAATVVVEAGWRSGSLNTAGHAAALSRPLGAVPGPITSATSAGTHRLIREYGAQCITGADDVRELLGLGSGSDARAGVQAAYTGESTRVMDALSTRGWRESGDIARRAGMAADTVEGLLGLLRLDGSVEAGTEGWRLARRAGG; the protein is encoded by the coding sequence GTGACCTCCTTCGATCTCAGCGCCGGCGCCGCGCGGCGGGCCCTGGCGCCGACAGGTGCATACGACGACGACGACGCCCGCGAACGATATGCGACAGCGGTGTGGTGCCAGCTGATCGAGCCGGGGGACTCGGTGGCGGGTCGCCTCATCGCCGCTCATGGCGCCGCGCCTGCGCTCGAAGCAGTCCTGCGCGCGGGGACGCTGCCCGACGTCACCCCGCGAGAGCTGGCGGAGGGGCGCAAGCGCTGGCTGCCGCGACTGTCGGCACGCGCGGTCGCCGACTCCCTCTCGATGGCCGCGGCGCGCAGCGTCACGCTGGTGACACGGAGCGATCCGCAGTGGCCGAGCCAAGTGGATGACCTGGATGCACACGCACCGGTGTGCCTGTGGGTGCGCGGCGATGTCACCGCACTGCGCCGGCTCGAGGCTTCCGTCGCGATCGTCGGGGCGCGGGCCGCGTCGCGCTATGGCGACCATGTGGCGATGGAACTCGCCTCCGATCTGGCCGGTGGCGGCGTCGCCGTGGTGTCGGGCGGCGCATACGGCATCGACGGCGCCGCGCATCGTGCGGCGCTCTCCTCGGGTGGGCTCACGGTGGCGCTGCTCGCGGGAGGCGCGGACCGGTCCTACCCGGTCGGTCACACGCAGCTGATCGACGACATCGCAGAGCGGGGTGTCGTCGTGAGCGAGGTGGCGTGCGGCTCCGCTCCGACGAAGTGGCGCTTCCTGCAGCGCAACCGGCTGATCGCCGCGCTCTCCGCCGCGACGGTGGTCGTCGAGGCCGGGTGGCGGAGCGGCTCGCTCAACACTGCAGGCCATGCGGCCGCGCTGTCCCGGCCGCTCGGCGCCGTCCCAGGTCCGATCACCTCCGCGACCTCCGCGGGCACCCATCGCCTCATCCGCGAGTACGGCGCGCAGTGCATCACCGGCGCCGACGACGTGCGCGAGCTGCTGGGGCTGGGATCCGGGAGCGATGCGCGAGCCGGCGTGCAAGCCGCCTACACCGGCGAGTCGACGCGCGTGATGGACGCGCTGAGCACACGCGGGTGGCGCGAGTCCGGCGACATCGCGCGGCGCGCAGGAATGGCGGCGGACACCGTCGAGGGCCTTCTCGGGCTGCTGCGCCTCGACGGGTCCGTCGAGGCGGGTACCGAGGGCTGGAGGCTGGCGCGGCGGGCGGGCGGCTGA
- a CDS encoding YifB family Mg chelatase-like AAA ATPase: MSVARTWAVALVGAEGECVEVEADLSQQTPEFKIIGLPDKALGEAVQRVHNACANSGTPLPRRRLTVNLSPASLPKQGSGFDVAIAVASLATESSMDGASVASAVHIGELGLDGRLRPVPGVLPAVAAARRAGHRRVVVPHANGAEAALVGGMEVLAAVNLAQVVSWHGGDVEVADEEPVALPDDEHEPASRVDLAEVIGQRDAVEALIVAAAGGHHLLMCGPPGAGKTMLARRLPGILPALDDGAALASASIRSLAGSRVVELSRTPPFEAPHHSASVAALVGGGTRFIRPGAIARASEGVLFLDEAGEFASSALDALRQPLESGSITIHRAGAQAQYPARFQLVLATNPCPCGDYGIRGGTCTCPPAAIRRYLGRLSGPLLDRMDIELTLTRVSVAQRDKGPSISTAAARDRVADARARARHRLADTPWRVNADVPGSWLREGPGAPAPAVRRPLDAALHRGALTLRGYDRVLRVAWSIADIEGRAQLSAEHIGRALYLKKGIAL, from the coding sequence GTGAGCGTCGCGCGCACGTGGGCGGTCGCACTCGTCGGGGCCGAGGGCGAATGCGTCGAGGTCGAGGCCGACCTGTCGCAGCAGACGCCGGAGTTCAAGATCATCGGGCTGCCCGACAAGGCGCTCGGCGAGGCCGTGCAGCGAGTGCACAACGCGTGCGCCAACAGCGGCACACCGCTGCCGCGCCGGCGGCTGACCGTGAACCTTTCTCCGGCCAGCCTGCCGAAGCAGGGCTCCGGCTTCGACGTCGCGATCGCGGTGGCCTCGCTCGCGACGGAATCGTCGATGGACGGAGCGTCGGTCGCGTCGGCGGTGCACATCGGCGAGCTCGGCCTCGACGGCCGGCTGCGTCCGGTGCCCGGCGTCCTCCCGGCCGTTGCTGCCGCCCGACGCGCGGGGCATCGCCGTGTGGTGGTCCCGCACGCCAACGGTGCCGAGGCCGCGCTCGTCGGCGGGATGGAGGTGCTCGCCGCGGTGAACCTCGCTCAGGTGGTGTCGTGGCACGGCGGCGACGTCGAGGTGGCAGACGAGGAGCCCGTCGCCCTTCCGGACGACGAGCACGAACCCGCGTCCCGTGTGGATCTCGCGGAGGTTATCGGTCAGCGCGACGCGGTCGAGGCGCTGATCGTGGCCGCGGCGGGCGGCCATCACCTGCTGATGTGCGGGCCGCCCGGCGCGGGGAAGACCATGCTCGCGCGTCGGCTCCCCGGCATCCTGCCGGCACTCGACGACGGCGCCGCGCTCGCGAGCGCATCGATTCGCAGCCTCGCCGGATCCCGCGTGGTCGAGCTGTCGCGCACCCCGCCGTTCGAGGCGCCGCACCACAGCGCGAGCGTGGCTGCGCTGGTGGGCGGCGGCACGCGCTTCATCCGCCCGGGGGCGATCGCCCGGGCGAGCGAAGGCGTGCTGTTCCTCGACGAAGCCGGCGAGTTCGCGTCCAGCGCCCTCGATGCCCTGCGGCAGCCGCTGGAGTCGGGCTCCATCACGATCCACCGGGCGGGTGCGCAGGCGCAGTACCCGGCGCGTTTCCAGCTGGTGCTCGCGACGAACCCGTGTCCCTGCGGGGACTACGGCATCCGGGGCGGCACCTGCACCTGTCCGCCCGCCGCGATCCGCCGCTACCTCGGCCGCCTGTCAGGGCCGCTGCTGGACCGCATGGACATCGAGCTCACCCTGACCCGGGTATCCGTGGCCCAGCGCGACAAGGGGCCGTCCATCTCGACCGCCGCCGCGCGCGACCGCGTCGCCGACGCTCGTGCCCGCGCCCGGCACCGGTTGGCCGACACGCCCTGGCGGGTGAACGCCGACGTGCCCGGCTCGTGGCTGCGTGAAGGACCCGGTGCGCCGGCACCGGCGGTTCGACGTCCGCTGGATGCCGCCCTGCACCGCGGCGCGCTCACGCTGCGCGGCTATGACCGCGTGCTGCGTGTCGCCTGGTCCATCGCCGACATCGAGGGACGCGCGCAGCTCAGCGCCGAGCACATCGGCCGCGCCCTCTACCTGAAGAAGGGAATCGCCCTGTGA
- a CDS encoding YraN family protein, which produces MADKDVLGRAGEDRAARYFEQQGFTVLDRNWRCREGELDLVVADRAAVVVVEVKTRRGEGFGHPFEAIDARKRVRLWRLAIAWVGAHRDLAQGRRLRIDAIGLTGTEPATARLEHLVDVEVP; this is translated from the coding sequence ATGGCAGACAAAGACGTGCTCGGCCGCGCGGGCGAAGACCGAGCCGCGCGGTACTTCGAGCAGCAGGGGTTCACCGTCCTCGATCGCAACTGGCGGTGCCGCGAGGGGGAGCTGGATCTGGTCGTGGCCGACCGCGCCGCGGTGGTCGTGGTCGAGGTCAAGACGCGCAGGGGCGAGGGGTTCGGGCATCCGTTCGAAGCCATCGATGCTCGCAAGCGTGTGCGTCTCTGGCGCCTCGCGATCGCCTGGGTGGGCGCGCACCGCGACCTCGCGCAGGGACGCCGGCTGCGCATCGACGCGATCGGGCTGACCGGCACGGAGCCGGCGACAGCACGGCTCGAGCACCTCGTCGACGTGGAGGTGCCGTGA
- a CDS encoding DUF2469 family protein, whose product MDDEVFEDYDRELELALYREYRDVVSQFQYVIETERRFYLANEVNVVRRDTEHDFYFEISMTDVWVWDIYRADRFVKAVRVLTFKDVNVEELSRRDFHLPEELSLDT is encoded by the coding sequence ATGGATGACGAGGTCTTCGAAGACTACGACCGCGAACTCGAGCTCGCGCTGTACCGCGAGTACCGCGATGTCGTCTCGCAGTTCCAGTACGTGATCGAGACGGAACGGCGCTTCTACCTCGCGAACGAGGTGAACGTCGTGCGCCGCGACACCGAGCACGACTTCTACTTCGAGATCTCCATGACGGACGTCTGGGTGTGGGACATCTATCGTGCCGACCGCTTCGTGAAGGCGGTGCGGGTGCTCACCTTCAAGGACGTCAACGTCGAGGAGCTGTCGCGCCGCGACTTCCACCTTCCGGAAGAGCTGTCGCTCGACACCTGA